A window from Phycisphaeraceae bacterium encodes these proteins:
- a CDS encoding glycosyltransferase family 39 protein — MSPLSTGDVAPRSALQGRRGPQSWLPFVVLAMSMLVPWLGAWDHPLHSPDEGRYGVVSAGMAESDEWLVPHFRGAPHLTKPPLIYWLQGGVIEVIGRSELALRVPSLVAGSLACLVLFLFVRRLRGVEMAMLAVALYGVMPLPLFFARVATIDGVLNALWLGGLVCAALAIDGRRRGAVSALGWLGGAWACVAVAALAKGPIAPAPMVIVGTWLLLGRRWSDLRWFLKHALWAAPLALAPIGAWVAVIAQRFPEAWEVWRVQFLDRFAVGLPPQPLLADAGPQEILREAEPRERFWFYLPIFLMGMLPATCALTLPWFNLRLRDAMRAFTAGDLRALMLVAVMGPLLFFSVASGKMPAYIVPIGAPTAVLVAGMLLRVALGRRAADGGLGDAPLRIDREPDIRLTYALALSFGWVGGTVAAAIMGGSSWVLEAVPFLVVPAAAWLAVWWWPVERGRRGAALALQWLAMVTVILLMQRLETRALVQRDMGARAMMERVRVATGSTRPQMIVYGFRNPTIDYYSESVPQMIWSVSDLRGLWPRLEPDHAILILKKTWLWIEREYPLLAKSLVPLVPEGDGDANERSASVWNRWPGRPTMLLRMIHPPGEDEWRDAATISPEPSE, encoded by the coding sequence GTGTCGCCGCTGTCAACGGGTGACGTCGCGCCCCGCTCTGCGCTCCAAGGTCGCCGCGGTCCGCAATCGTGGCTGCCGTTCGTCGTCCTCGCGATGTCGATGCTCGTGCCGTGGTTGGGCGCGTGGGACCATCCGCTGCACTCGCCGGATGAGGGTCGATATGGCGTCGTCAGCGCCGGCATGGCTGAGAGCGATGAGTGGCTGGTGCCTCACTTTCGCGGTGCGCCGCACCTGACGAAGCCGCCCCTCATCTACTGGCTCCAGGGAGGCGTCATCGAGGTGATCGGGCGAAGCGAGCTGGCCCTTCGCGTGCCCTCACTCGTGGCCGGATCACTCGCGTGCCTGGTGCTCTTTCTCTTCGTGCGTCGACTTCGCGGCGTGGAGATGGCGATGTTGGCCGTCGCCCTCTATGGCGTCATGCCGCTGCCGCTCTTCTTCGCAAGAGTCGCCACGATCGATGGTGTGCTGAATGCGCTCTGGCTCGGGGGGCTGGTCTGCGCGGCGCTCGCGATCGACGGTCGTCGTCGCGGTGCAGTGAGCGCCCTCGGCTGGCTCGGTGGGGCGTGGGCGTGCGTCGCGGTGGCCGCACTCGCCAAGGGACCGATCGCGCCCGCGCCGATGGTGATCGTGGGAACCTGGCTCCTGCTCGGACGGCGTTGGAGCGATCTCCGCTGGTTCCTGAAGCACGCGCTGTGGGCGGCGCCACTGGCGCTCGCACCCATCGGCGCGTGGGTCGCGGTCATCGCCCAGCGCTTTCCCGAGGCGTGGGAGGTATGGCGCGTGCAGTTCCTCGATCGCTTCGCCGTGGGATTGCCGCCGCAGCCGCTCTTGGCGGACGCAGGGCCGCAGGAGATTCTCCGCGAGGCTGAACCACGGGAGCGCTTCTGGTTCTATCTCCCGATCTTCCTCATGGGCATGCTGCCGGCGACCTGCGCGCTGACCTTGCCGTGGTTCAACCTGCGCCTTCGCGACGCGATGCGAGCGTTCACGGCAGGCGATCTTCGCGCGCTCATGCTGGTGGCCGTCATGGGACCGCTGCTCTTCTTCTCGGTTGCGTCGGGGAAGATGCCGGCCTACATCGTTCCGATTGGTGCACCGACGGCGGTCCTGGTGGCGGGCATGCTGCTGCGGGTGGCGCTGGGGCGGCGAGCGGCCGACGGCGGCCTCGGAGACGCTCCGCTCCGAATCGATCGCGAGCCCGACATCCGATTGACCTACGCACTCGCGCTGAGCTTCGGCTGGGTTGGCGGAACGGTCGCGGCCGCGATCATGGGAGGTTCCTCATGGGTGCTTGAGGCGGTGCCGTTCCTGGTCGTGCCCGCTGCGGCATGGCTCGCCGTGTGGTGGTGGCCCGTGGAGAGGGGGCGTCGCGGTGCGGCGCTCGCGCTCCAGTGGCTGGCGATGGTCACGGTGATTCTTCTCATGCAGCGACTGGAGACGCGAGCGCTCGTGCAGCGCGACATGGGCGCACGGGCGATGATGGAGCGAGTCCGGGTGGCGACCGGAAGCACGCGGCCGCAGATGATCGTCTATGGGTTCAGGAACCCCACCATCGACTACTACTCGGAGTCGGTGCCGCAGATGATCTGGAGCGTGAGCGATCTTCGCGGACTCTGGCCGCGCCTCGAGCCGGACCATGCGATCCTGATCTTGAAGAAGACCTGGCTGTGGATCGAGCGCGAGTACCCGCTGCTCGCCAAGTCACTCGTGCCGCTCGTGCCCGAAGGCGACGGCGACGCGAATGAGCGCAGCGCATCGGTCTGGAACCGCTGGCCCGGGCGACCGACCATGCTCCTTCGCATGATTCACCCGCCGGGCGAGGACGAGTGGCGTGATGCGGCAACGATTTCACCCGAGCCGTCGGAGTGA